The Deltaproteobacteria bacterium region CAGAGTTGATCCGCAGCGGCAGCCAGGAGGCCACAGTTGCTGCCCTGTTCAGTCGAGATCCTCAGGGATCTGCAGAGCTGCTGGTCAAGAGGACGCTCGCTAGCAGCGGCCGGAATCGTGTCTACATTAATGGCGAACCAGCCACGGTTCAGATAATGGCGCAGCTTTGCCGCGGCCTGGTGAGCATTTCCGGGCAGCACGAACACCAGCTCTTTCTTGATCCTGCGGTGCAGCTGCAAATCCTTGATCACTACGGCGAGCTGACAGCTCAGAGGGAAAAATACAGTGGCAGTTTTGCTGCAGTGCAAGAGCTGAACAGTGAAATCAAACGGCTGCGCAGGCGCGCCAGAGAACGTCAAGAAAAACAAGAACTTCACCGCTTTCAGCTGGATGAAATTGAAAAAGCCCAGGTGAAGGTGGATGAAGAAGTGAAGCTAGAAGAGGAACGCAAGCTGCTCCGCCACGCTGAAGAGCTTCGCCAGGGAGCTGCCGAGATCCACCGCATCCTCTACGCAGACCATGCGGCAGTGGTAGGACAGCTCAGTCTCTGTGATAAACTGCTGACAGAGTTGAGCCGTCTCGACAGCAATATGCAGTCTCTGGCCAAAATGGTGGAGGATAGCCGGTTCCAGCTGGAGGAGGTGGCCTTCAGCATGAGAGATTATGCAGAAAGAGTGTCCGCCGATCCAGAGCGGCTCCAGTGGGTTGAGGAACGGCTGCACACCATAAAAGGGCTGTTGCGCAAATATGGTGGTGACAGCCGGGCGCTGCTGGCTACAGCAGAAAGACTGAGAGAAGAACTGGAGACTGTGGCGAGCGACGAAGCCGAGATCGATGCCAAGGAAAAGCAACTCGAGCTGGCCAAGAAGCGCGCCCTGTCCGAGGCAGTCGATCTCTCCCGAGCACGCCGGCAAGTGAGCCACAAACTGGAGCAGGCTGTAGCAGAAAGTCTTGCCTGTCTTGATCTGCCGGGCTGCACTGTTCGTGTGGCCTTCGATCAGGACAGAGAGCTTGCCGGGCAGGGCATCAAGGTGGACGCTTATCTGCTCGACAGCAGCGGCATCGACAGAGTGGCCTTCTTGTTTTCTGCCAATCCTGGGGAAGAGTTGAGGCCGCTGGCCAGAGTTGCTTCCGGGGGTGAACTGTCACGAGTGGTGCTGGCACTCAAAGAGCTCCAGGCCAGGGAGGGATCTCAGGAAACCTTGATATTCGACGAGGTAGATGCCGGTATCGGGGGGCGAACTGCTGAACTGGTGGGAAGACGACTCAAAGCGCTGTCAAAGAGCTATCAAGTAATATGCATCACTCACCTGCCCCAGATTGCCGCCTACGGCGATCATCATTATGTTGTCCGCAAAGAAGCCCGCCAGGGACGGACTACCACCTCCATAGCCAGGGTGACCAATGAAGAAAGGCTGGCAGAGATAGCCAGGATGCTGGGAGGAGTGAAGGTTTCAGAGAAGACTCGAGCCCATGCCCGCGAAATGCTGGAGCAGGCTCGCAGGGCCCACACTTGAGGCTGGGGATGATGGGACCGGATTGCCTCTGCTACTGTTCAGAAATACTTCACGGCAAAGTCGTCGAAATCTCCAGTGTATTCCTGCCAGTCAACTTTCACCGCAGTGACTTGCGACATGGGCGAGCCCCGATGGCACCAGCGAATCATCTCTTCCACGTCACTTTTTTCCCCTTCAAAAACCGCCTCGACTCTGCCGTCCGGGGTATTTCGCACCCAACCACGGATTCCTATTTCCTGGGCCGCCCGCTGGGTGTAGGCTCGGAAAAACACCCCCTGCACTCGCCCTGAGATGAAAACATGTGCTCTGGCTCTTGCCATTGAAACCTCCCCGGGACTGCTCTATCGCCAACAAGGCTGCAAGATGATTCCGTCAACCACAACAGACTCATTGGCGCCTCCATGGGATATTCTGATCAGGTTTCTCCTTGCTGCCGGCCGACAAGCCTGGCAAATTCTGCTTCATTGAGCAGTGGTATTCCGAGAGAGCGAGCTTTTTCTAGCTTGGAGCCGGGATCGCGGCCGCACACCACATAATCAGTATTTTTGGACACTGAGGAGCTAGTCCTGCCGCCCAGGGACTCGACGATCTGTTTGGCCTCACTTCTCTTGAAGCGTTCGAGGGTGCCAGTGAATACAAAAGTCTTATGGGCTAGCGGGCCCGCAGCAGGGGATCCTGCTGTGGCTTCTCTGGGCCGCACTCTGGTGAGGAGCCGCTCCAGGCCTTGCTGTATGGCTCGATTCGAGAAGAAGTCTACAATCGACTTTGCCACCACTGGTCCCACACCGGCAACCTTCGTGAGTTCTTCTACGGATGCATGACGGATGTCATCCAGAGAGCCAAAGGCGCGGGCAACATCGGCTGCCGTCTTCTCCCCCACATTGGGGATGCCGAGACCGTAGAGGAAGCGAGCTAGAGGCGGTTCTCTCTTCTGGTTTATGGCATTGATGAGATTGCTGGCCGAGAGTTCACCGAAGCCTTCGAGAACGGCAATCTTCTCTGTTGACAGGTCATAGACGGAGGCCAGGTCGGTAATGAGATTCTTGTCAAGAAGCAAAGCAATGGTTTTTTCCCCCAACCCTTCGATGTCCAGCGCAGCCCGGGAGGCATAGTGTCTAATGCTGCCAAGAATTTGAGCTCGACAACCAAGTCTATTGGGACATTTGTGGTAGGCTCCTTCCTCGACTACTGGACTGCCACACACCGGACATTTGTCTGGGGGGCGGACCGGTTCACTCCTGGGACTGCCAAAGTCAACCACTGATTCTACCTGGGGAATGACATCACCGGCGCGTTGGATCCGCACCATATCGCCAGGACGAACGTCCAATCTTGCCACCTCACCATAATTGTGCAGCGAGGCACGGGAGACTGTTACACCACCCACATCCACTGGCAGAAGGAGGGCTACTGGCGTCAACTTCCCTGTTCGACCTACCTGGCAAGTTATTTTCTCCACACGGGTCACCTCCCGGCGGGGTGGAAATTTGTAGGCTACAGCCCAGCGGGGAGTTCTGGCTCGGGTCCCCATGACTTCTCTCAGGGGCAAGGAATCCACTTTCACCACAATGCCGTCGATCTCGTAAGGAATCCGATCTCGGCTGGCCAGGTAACGCTGATGCACTGCCAGTATGGCCTCCAGGGAGTCACACCGTTCCATGGCTTCCGGCCGCACTGGCAGGCCAAAATCAGCCAGGGCCGACAGCGTGTCACTTTCTCTCTGGAAGCCGAGTTCGGCACCGTTCATGAGCTCAAAAGGAAACAGCTCCAGGGGACGGCTGCCAGTGACCTTGGGATCGATCTGGCGCAGCGAACCAGAGGCAGCGTTTCGAGGGTTGGCAAAGGGTTTCTTGTTTTCCAT contains the following coding sequences:
- the recN gene encoding DNA repair protein RecN, with protein sequence MLAELHIRNFAIIDELTASFDPGLTVITGETGAGKSILVNAINLVLGSRGSAELIRSGSQEATVAALFSRDPQGSAELLVKRTLASSGRNRVYINGEPATVQIMAQLCRGLVSISGQHEHQLFLDPAVQLQILDHYGELTAQREKYSGSFAAVQELNSEIKRLRRRARERQEKQELHRFQLDEIEKAQVKVDEEVKLEEERKLLRHAEELRQGAAEIHRILYADHAAVVGQLSLCDKLLTELSRLDSNMQSLAKMVEDSRFQLEEVAFSMRDYAERVSADPERLQWVEERLHTIKGLLRKYGGDSRALLATAERLREELETVASDEAEIDAKEKQLELAKKRALSEAVDLSRARRQVSHKLEQAVAESLACLDLPGCTVRVAFDQDRELAGQGIKVDAYLLDSSGIDRVAFLFSANPGEELRPLARVASGGELSRVVLALKELQAREGSQETLIFDEVDAGIGGRTAELVGRRLKALSKSYQVICITHLPQIAAYGDHHYVVRKEARQGRTTTSIARVTNEERLAEIARMLGGVKVSEKTRAHAREMLEQARRAHT
- a CDS encoding acylphosphatase → MARARAHVFISGRVQGVFFRAYTQRAAQEIGIRGWVRNTPDGRVEAVFEGEKSDVEEMIRWCHRGSPMSQVTAVKVDWQEYTGDFDDFAVKYF
- the ligA gene encoding NAD-dependent DNA ligase LigA, with the translated sequence MPDTTERVPEHVRQRVAELREQIHYHNYRYYRLNDPEISDAAYDKLFQELQHLEAIYPQLVTPDSPTQRVGAEPSEPFVPVRHYQAMLSLESSHEVHILEDFLRRVSETAADLNADYLVQPKVDGVSIELVYENRRLQRAATRGDGFTGEDITFNIRALPSIPNSLGSGAPALVVVRGEVFMPVAGFRALNEQLIMENKKPFANPRNAASGSLRQIDPKVTGSRPLELFPFELMNGAELGFQRESDTLSALADFGLPVRPEAMERCDSLEAILAVHQRYLASRDRIPYEIDGIVVKVDSLPLREVMGTRARTPRWAVAYKFPPRREVTRVEKITCQVGRTGKLTPVALLLPVDVGGVTVSRASLHNYGEVARLDVRPGDMVRIQRAGDVIPQVESVVDFGSPRSEPVRPPDKCPVCGSPVVEEGAYHKCPNRLGCRAQILGSIRHYASRAALDIEGLGEKTIALLLDKNLITDLASVYDLSTEKIAVLEGFGELSASNLINAINQKREPPLARFLYGLGIPNVGEKTAADVARAFGSLDDIRHASVEELTKVAGVGPVVAKSIVDFFSNRAIQQGLERLLTRVRPREATAGSPAAGPLAHKTFVFTGTLERFKRSEAKQIVESLGGRTSSSVSKNTDYVVCGRDPGSKLEKARSLGIPLLNEAEFARLVGRQQGET